The Oncorhynchus mykiss isolate Arlee chromosome 27, USDA_OmykA_1.1, whole genome shotgun sequence sequence gtgtcaaaatgattggcacctgTGTTTTCAATACTTTGTGCACCTTCCCCATGCGCGGATAACGGCACTTTGCCATTTTCTATAATGTTTTATTAGattgaataacacatttggaGGGATCTTAGACCGTTCCTCCtaacagaatctttccagattcTTGATATCCTTCGATCTGCGCTAATGGACTGCCCTCGTCAATTCAAAatacaggttttcaatggggttcaagtcctgAGACAGATGGatattgcaaaatgttgatttttgtggtcaattaaacATTTAATTTTGGATTTTTATATCTGCTTGGGgatattgtcttgctggaagagtCACTTGCGGTCAAGTTTCTTTCaaggccaaacccaccactggtgtgcctGGCTGAAGAGATGTATTTTCATCTACTCTGACCATAGCACCCGGTTCCAATCCAGGTGGCAATGCTGTAACTCCAGGCATTTATATGTGTTGGTTGCTACAAATAAAGGCTTTTTTAAGGCAAGTCTCCCGAACAAGCTTTCTCACTGTGCGTGTGCACAAGAAACACCTTTGTCATTTTCCAGGCAAGTTTACCACTGTTCCAGTAATCTTACACTTCTTGATTGTTGCCCTAATAGTGACAAGTGGTACAATTGGTTTTTCAATCGTTTTTTTGTACCCATTGACTGATTTCTGAAAGTCAACAACGATTTGTTTCTTGTCATTTGTGAGTTCATTGCCTTTCTTTATGGTGATGGATGACAATGGATTTTACATTTGTGTTACCTCATTtttataccccagtgaaacaggaagctATGAAAGGCCAAAATACAGTTACTTAAAATGAGATTAACAGTAGGACACTAGAAGGTTAATGCAAATAACATTTTGATAACATTTTGTTAGTTGTATAAATTCTTATAAATATATAATCtatcttttttgtttttttgtattacTTAAGAAAGAAaatatttctctgagcaattgtattagtataaaaaaTGCACTTACAAAATGTGCATACAGTATAGCTCAGTATTTCTATGATTTATTTtatagtcttttttgctcatctatATCAAGGGTGCCGATAATTTTGGTTGTGACTGAATAAAGAGCAGGGGGGAAGGATGTCCTCACAGGACAAGGTCCTATCTTGAGATCTCTGCATGGAATTCACCATTGTCATCAATGCAAGTTTTATGAGAGAGATTGGGTTGTCTCATGAGGGATTTGGTGCTCTATGATTACAGTTCACTCATGAAAGGACGCAGAGCCCAATTCAACCAATTACAGATAAATAAAAACTCAAAACATGTCCGTCTTTATGTGCCTTATAGACCAATGAGCCAATCAGCATGTATGCATGTTCTAGTGTGCAGTTTTTGGAAACAAATCAGTATGTAGCTGTCTAATGAGAATCATGACGTGGGATTCCTCAAGTGGCTGAGAGAAGGTGGTTCAGAAAGGGGATAAATTCAGAGACATCCAATGCCAGTCGGTTCAGAGTGTCATCTACCAGCTGTGTGTGAAACCTGGCGCACAAGGCTGGCCTGGTAAGTGTTGAACTTAACAATACATTAACATAACTGGACCTTGTAACCAAAAGTATGTTTTCTAGATGATTCACATTATATATTTTCTGTTACAATCAATGCACCAGCTTGACAATGCAGACTGTTTTTATGCAATTATTTTCACAGATATTCCATCATGTAGCAGTAAATACAAACTGAACCGTATCAGTGACCACAGAGTTATTCTGTACTGATAGTGGTACATGGCTGTTATATTCAAGCAAGTGCTGGGAGTTGGTGATGTTGGCCGACATTGAAGAATTGTCTGGCACACTCTCCATTAGAGATTCTGCAAATCATTGTAGATCAATTTACAATATTCTGCctctttttttgttgtaaattaTTTTACAGGAACATGGAGCCAAACAACagaacaacacatacagtaacagaaTTCCTCATCACAGGATTGGATGAAGTACAACACCCAAAGGTGGTGGGACTAGCCATTTTGTTCGTCCTATTTCTCATTCTGATCGGAAGCATCACTAACATTTGTGTCATAGCATTCAACAAGCCTCTGCATACCCCCATGTACTTTTTTATTTGCTCGCTGGCAGTGGTAGACATAGTCTACACCAGCGGCATTAGTGTGACAATGCTTAACGTTCTCCTTGGTGAGGAGAGAAGAGTCCCCTATGCACCCTGCATGATACAGTGCTTCCTATTTACTTTAGGAAGCACTATGGAACCCTTCGCTATTGCTCTGATGGCTTATGATCGCCTTATTGCAATTTCATATCCTCTTCGATATCAGACTATCTTAACTAATAAAAACGTATGTTTACTTATAATAGCGACTTGGGCACTAGGCTGCATGTTTGCCAGTTTGTTTACTGGCTTGGTGAACAATTTGCCCTTTTGTGGCTCAAATAAACTCCAATACAGCTTTTGTGAATATGCAGCATTAGTAAGAGCAGCTTGTGTGAATCCTTCATATTATTTCAACGCAATATCTGCTGTGGGGACTGCTATATTATGGGTTAATTTAGCCTTGATATTCTTCTCATACATGAAGATAGTTTATGTAGTGATACAAATGTCTTCATCCAAAGACAGGAGGAAAACATTTAACACCTGTGTCTCCCACATGATAGTGGTGGCTTGCTTCTTTATCCCCAAGGTGTTGTTAATGTTGGTCACCAGGGTTGGTTTGGTTCTCACGCTCTCTCACAGAAATGGCCTAATCATTGGCTCTACTCTGGGCCCCTCTCTTGTGAACCCACTTGTGTATTGTCTCAAAACCAAGGAGATTCGAGGGCgcctgaaatatattttcaagagATCTGAAATTAGTCCAAATATGTAATGGTTAGGGTTACCAAAGCCATTTCTTGTTTCTTGCTTGTTCCAAAAAAACGTGATTTAGTCAATATTGTTTCCATGTTATTTCATCATCATTGTAATCATGTTGAATCAATGTTGAGTTTTGATTACATTTACGAAAACTCATCAGTAGCTTGTATCTCAAATTAACCAGTCAGGTTTCAACTCTGAATCAACAAGAGTGTCAAGGTTTGGTTGATTTAGatcacaggtgtcaaactcattccatggaaggCAATGTGTCTGCAGCTTTTCACTCCTGTCTTTTACTGATCACGGGAGGTCACtggttagttaggaactcccctcacttAATATTATAGGTCTTAATTGGTCACtggttagttaggaactcccctcacctcatACTATAGGTCTAATTGGTCACTGGTTAGtgaggaactcccctcacctgataCTCTAGATCTTAATTGGTCACtggttagttaggaactcccctcacctgatactctaggtcttaattggtcactggttagttaggaactcccctcacctgataCTATAGGTCTAATTGGTCACTGGTTAGtgaggaactcccctcacctgataCTCTAGGTATTAATTGGTCACtggttagttaggaactcccaTCACCTGATATTCTAGGTCTTAATTGCACCCAAATTGTAAGAAAATAACAAAATCCACTAGACACTAAGCCCTCCGaaagaatgagtttgacacgccTGATTTAGATTAGTTTGATGTTTTTTGACAACTTAATTAAATGTCAGtcaaaattgatttgatttgacattttagCCCATTAAATGTTATCTACTGTTAATTGCAATTTTATTGAAATGTCAAGTGTTATCGTAAAGCATATGTAGTAATAGACCACTATTAGATTATTGCAGTATTATCTTAAAAATATGATCTGATCTAGACAATTGACTACATTATTGTTGCAGTTCTTAAGATTGCCAGCACCAAAGGCTGCCTCAAAACCCTTTCTATCTGCAGTGGCCAGCTGATCATCATTGCCCTCTATATTCTACCTAGAATTTGTATTTATCTGTCCAGTAATACCGGCATTAGATTCAGCACTGATTTACATATTGTTATTATCATGTTGTATAGCCTGCTCCCTCCTATGATCAATCTACTGATATACTGTTTCAAGACAAAAGATATAAAACAGAGCTTGATGAAAAGATTCAAAAGATGAACTGGTCCACAGAAAGAGAgatgccaccattgttcctgtaccaaagATAGCGAAGGTAAGTGATCTAAACTACTATCGCCTGGTAGAATTCACTTCTGACACACTTCTGACtctgctttgagaggctagttaaggatcatatcacctgaACCTTCCCCGACACCCTAGACTCacaacaatttgcataccgccccaacagatccacagacgtcGCAATGGCCATTGCACTGCAccctgccctatcccacctggacaagaggaatacctatgtaagaatgctgttcatagactacagctcagccttcaaaaccatagtgccccaggtggtgaaggtaggcagcaacacctccgccatgctgaccctcaacacgggggccccacaggggtttGTGTTGAGCCCccgcctgtactccctgttcatccttGAATGCTTGTCCACgcatgtctccaactcaatcatcaagtttgctgaaaacacaacagtggtaggcctaataCCAACATTGCAGAGAcaccctatagggaggaggtgagggccctggcgaaATAGTGACAGGAACATTACCTCTcgctcaatgtcaacaaaactaaaGAGGTGATCGTGGaatacaggagacagcagagagagaatgcccccatccacattgatgtGCCGCAGCTTAAAGTTATTTGGCATGCATGCCACTGAAGACCAGAAATGGTCCCTTCAAACAGACAAAATGGAGAAAAATGCACAATAGTGCCtcatcaacctcaggaggctgaagaaatgtgggtTGACCGCTAAGAACATCACAAACTTATAtagatgcaccatcgagagcattctgttgggctgtatcaaGGCCTAGTACTGCAACTGCACAACCCGCAATCGCAGGTGTGGTCAGCCCAAAGCATCATCAGGGGCACACTAActgccctcctggacacctaAAGCACCCAGtctcacaggaaggccaagaagatcatcaaggaccccagccacccaagccacggcTTGTTCACTCCTCTACCTtctgcactgaacaaaaatataaacgcaacatgtaaaatgttggtcccatatttaatgagctgaaattaaacttcccagaaatgtttcacaCGCAAAAAACACTTGTTTCTCGCCAATGTTGTGTACTaattggtttacatccctgttagtgagcatttctcttttaccaagataatccatccacctgtcaagtgtagcatatcaagaagcagattaaacagcatgatcattacacaggtgcaccttgtcctgGGGGTGATAAAAGTCCCCTCTAaagtgtgcagttttgtcatgcatttcaatgccacagatgtctaaagttttgagggagtgtgcaattactgcaggaatgttcaccagagctgttgccagaaattTAATGTACATTTCTCTATTATAATCTGCTTCCactgtcgttttagagaatttgtcagtacctccaaccggcctcacaaccacagaccacgggTAAACtggccagcccaggacctccacatccagcttcttcacctgcaggatcgtctgagaccagcctccTGGACagctgaagaatttctgcacaaactgtcagaaaccatctcaggaaagctcatctgcatgctcgtagtcctcaccagggtcttgacctgactgcagtttggcatcgtaaccaacttcagtgggcaaatgctcactttcAATGGTCACCGGCATGCTGCAGAAGTGTGCTTTTCGTGGATGATTCTCAGTTTCATCTGTACAactggcagatggcagacagcgcgTGTGGAGTCATGTGAGTGAGCAGTTTGCTAATGACAACGTTGTGAACGGAGTGCCCCACgttggcggtggggttatggtatgggcaggcataagctacagacacaaacacaattgcattttattgatggcaattt is a genomic window containing:
- the LOC110507206 gene encoding olfactory receptor 51E2-like, which produces MEPNNRTTHTVTEFLITGLDEVQHPKVVGLAILFVLFLILIGSITNICVIAFNKPLHTPMYFFICSLAVVDIVYTSGISVTMLNVLLGEERRVPYAPSLVRAACVNPSYYFNAISAVGTAILWVNLALIFFSYMKIVYVVIQMSSSKDRRKTFNTCVSHMIVVACFFIPKVLLMLVTRVGLVLTLSHRNGLIIGSTLGPSLVNPLVYCLKTKEIRGRLKYIFKRSEISPNM